In Streptomyces sp. NBC_00878, a single window of DNA contains:
- a CDS encoding MFS transporter codes for MTSTVRPTFTAEAEAEQRPGRWLALAVLVLAVLLVAVDATVLGLATPYISEDLKPSGTQLLWIGDVYSFVIAGLLVSMGSLGDRVGRKKLLLIGSVAFGLISVLNAYASTPELMIVARALLGVAGATLMPATLALIRNLFHDPRERSLAIGIWGATASAGTAVGPVVGGFLLEHFWWGSVFLINLPVMAVLVLVGVKLLPESRNPEPGPWDLMSVVLSLVGMIGIVYGIKEAASHGPTATAGAAALLGAVALFGFVRRQLALPVPLLDMRLFRHRGFSGAVLADLLTILGLSGLVFFLSQFLQLVQGRGPLEAGLAELPAALGAVAAGLAAGTLARRYSVRAVAAGGLAAIGLALGVLTLLSESTGYPLLGGALLVVGVGAGFSFTVTADVILSSVPKEQAGAASAVSETAYELGAALGIALLGSIVTGVYAGFTAPPGTPPEVASAAHESLGGAVEASAGLPDAEPLLDAARTAFVDGIALAAGLGAAVLLAASVAAWVLLRGQKLGDGI; via the coding sequence ATGACCAGCACGGTGCGGCCGACGTTCACGGCGGAGGCCGAGGCGGAGCAGCGTCCGGGCCGCTGGCTCGCGCTCGCCGTCCTCGTCCTCGCCGTGCTGCTGGTGGCCGTCGACGCGACGGTCCTCGGGCTCGCGACCCCCTACATCAGCGAGGACCTGAAGCCGTCCGGTACACAGCTGTTGTGGATCGGCGACGTCTACTCGTTCGTGATCGCGGGCCTGCTCGTCTCGATGGGCAGCCTCGGCGACCGCGTCGGGCGCAAGAAGCTGCTGCTCATCGGCTCGGTCGCGTTCGGTCTCATATCCGTGCTCAACGCCTATGCGAGCACTCCCGAGTTGATGATCGTGGCGCGGGCGCTGCTCGGCGTCGCGGGTGCGACCCTGATGCCCGCCACCCTCGCGCTCATCCGCAACCTCTTCCACGACCCGCGCGAGCGCAGCCTCGCCATCGGCATCTGGGGCGCCACCGCCTCGGCCGGTACGGCGGTCGGTCCGGTCGTCGGCGGATTCCTGCTCGAACACTTCTGGTGGGGCTCCGTCTTCCTGATCAACCTCCCCGTCATGGCGGTCCTCGTACTCGTCGGCGTCAAGCTGCTGCCCGAGTCCCGCAACCCCGAGCCCGGCCCCTGGGACCTGATGAGCGTCGTACTGTCGCTCGTCGGCATGATCGGCATCGTGTACGGGATCAAGGAGGCCGCCTCGCACGGCCCGACCGCGACGGCGGGCGCCGCGGCACTGCTCGGCGCGGTCGCGCTCTTCGGGTTCGTACGCCGCCAACTCGCGCTGCCCGTCCCGCTGTTGGACATGCGACTGTTCCGCCACCGCGGCTTCTCCGGGGCGGTCCTCGCCGATCTGCTGACCATCCTCGGTCTGTCCGGGCTGGTCTTCTTCCTCTCTCAGTTCCTGCAACTGGTGCAGGGCAGGGGGCCGTTGGAGGCGGGTCTCGCCGAACTGCCCGCCGCGCTGGGCGCGGTGGCGGCCGGCCTGGCCGCGGGCACGCTCGCGCGCCGGTACTCGGTGCGTGCCGTCGCCGCCGGCGGGCTGGCCGCGATCGGGCTCGCGCTGGGCGTGCTGACCCTGCTCAGCGAGTCGACCGGGTATCCGCTCCTCGGCGGGGCGCTGCTGGTTGTCGGCGTGGGTGCGGGCTTCTCCTTCACCGTGACCGCCGACGTGATCCTCTCCAGCGTGCCCAAGGAACAGGCGGGCGCCGCGTCCGCGGTCTCCGAGACGGCGTACGAACTCGGCGCGGCCCTCGGCATCGCCCTGCTCGGTTCGATCGTCACCGGCGTCTACGCCGGGTTCACGGCCCCGCCGGGCACACCGCCCGAGGTGGCGTCCGCGGCCCACGAGTCCCTCGGCGGCGCCGTGGAGGCATCCGCGGGCCTGCCCGACGCCGAGCCGCTCCTCGACGCCGCCCGCACGGCCTTCGTCGACGGCATCGCCTTGGCGGCGGGCCTGGGCGCGGCGGTACTGCTGGCGGCGTCGGTGGCGGCGTGGGTACTGCTGCGGGGCCAGAAACTGGGGGACGGAATATAA